The Mycolicibacterium boenickei genome has a segment encoding these proteins:
- a CDS encoding antibiotic biosynthesis monooxygenase family protein, producing MTTIQEHNPHATLINVFTVEPQRAAELAASLGQATEDVMRHVPGFVSANIHLSTDGTRVINYAQWRSAEDFHAMLADPVAREHMGRCADIAISFDPHLYTVESVHQAS from the coding sequence GTGACGACCATCCAGGAACACAACCCCCACGCCACCCTGATCAACGTGTTCACCGTGGAGCCTCAGCGGGCGGCCGAACTCGCCGCATCACTGGGACAGGCGACCGAGGACGTGATGCGCCACGTCCCCGGATTCGTCTCCGCCAACATTCATCTGAGTACGGACGGCACTCGCGTCATCAACTATGCGCAGTGGCGCAGCGCCGAGGACTTCCACGCCATGCTCGCCGACCCCGTGGCACGGGAGCACATGGGGCGGTGCGCCGACATCGCGATCAGTTTCGACCCCCACCTGTACACCGTCGAGTCGGTGCACCAGGCGAGTTAG
- a CDS encoding MarR family winged helix-turn-helix transcriptional regulator has translation MAANVEAGAGYLVKRVQQSLRRNCDAALRPTGLSMAQYTVLRALADHPQASAAELARLCFVTRQSLQDVLSGLRADALVEESAGPQRGRARSLQLTAAGKRRLGGAHAAVLRVEQDMLNGIPGKAQRELASLLLRCAENLEGAAAETTIDR, from the coding sequence ATGGCTGCGAATGTGGAAGCCGGCGCCGGCTACCTCGTCAAGCGGGTGCAGCAGAGCTTGCGCCGCAATTGCGATGCCGCACTGCGACCTACTGGATTGTCGATGGCGCAGTACACGGTCCTACGGGCGCTCGCCGACCACCCTCAGGCCTCGGCGGCAGAACTGGCCCGGCTGTGCTTTGTCACGCGTCAGTCGCTGCAAGACGTGCTGAGCGGCCTGCGTGCCGATGCCCTGGTGGAGGAATCGGCCGGGCCGCAGCGGGGCCGTGCTCGGTCGTTGCAGCTGACTGCCGCGGGCAAGCGTCGACTCGGCGGAGCCCACGCCGCGGTGCTGCGTGTCGAGCAGGACATGCTGAACGGAATTCCTGGTAAAGCCCAACGGGAACTCGCGTCGTTGCTGTTGCGCTGCGCGGAGAATCTCGAGGGGGCCGCGGCAGAAACGACGATTGACCGGTGA
- a CDS encoding acyltransferase family protein: MTTLAEPTARRGNAASGRKPLSNKQFRPDIEGLRAVAVLAVVLFHAGVPGFGGGFIGVDVFFVVSGFLITGLLWREASGTGTVRMAQFYAGRARRLLPAAALVLVVTSTAATLLLPPLQARSVLADAIASALYVGNYRFAAEGTDYLAAETAASPLQHYWSLGVEEQFYLLWPALILGIAWLLTRCGRSTRSAVPYAGVLAVVAAASLTVSLSWTQSMPPWAFFSLPTRAWELAAGGLIALTATHWRSLPPVCAALVGWGGLALILATCTQLGTATPYPGSAALLPVMGTALVIGAGCAIPDLGVGRLLSKPVMRGIGRLSYSWYLWHWPALLLAPALFGHGLGLAGRLAMMVMSLGLAILTLHLVENPARFATALRGSSWRSLAVGATATGVAVCAGLVLLAVRPVPTGAGPAAVPVAVIGPTRADAPTQAQTQTPEQRVQAAVAAAAGLRAVPSNLSPPLGNITKPEVFVNGCVLSWKDIAVPDCASGDTSSATKVALIGDSHAGMWQPALETAAQQRHWRLETYAKVTCPPMKLPILSPYLEREFTECQQWRADVLTRIAAERPTLVVLDMVRRYGADFGFVSYDPTWLDGLTRLVSQLRGTGARVLVLGPVPDPHTTVPTCLSAHMDDASACAPNRAIAVNDNGIAAEAAAVQAGGGQYARLDQYFCTDQRCPVIVGNTLVFRDDNHITAEYAQLLAPVLTRLTESALAPN; encoded by the coding sequence GTGACAACCCTCGCGGAGCCCACGGCCCGCCGCGGCAACGCCGCGAGCGGGCGAAAACCCCTGTCGAACAAACAGTTTCGCCCCGATATCGAGGGCCTGCGGGCAGTCGCAGTGCTCGCCGTGGTGCTGTTCCACGCCGGGGTGCCCGGCTTCGGCGGCGGGTTCATCGGCGTCGACGTGTTCTTCGTCGTGTCGGGATTTCTGATCACCGGACTGCTGTGGCGCGAGGCGTCGGGTACCGGGACGGTCCGGATGGCCCAGTTCTATGCCGGCCGAGCCAGACGACTGCTTCCGGCCGCCGCGCTGGTGCTGGTCGTGACATCGACGGCGGCCACCCTGCTGCTCCCACCGCTGCAGGCCCGTTCGGTGCTGGCCGACGCGATCGCCAGCGCCCTGTATGTCGGGAACTACCGCTTCGCGGCGGAGGGCACGGACTACCTGGCGGCCGAGACGGCGGCGTCGCCACTGCAGCACTATTGGTCACTCGGGGTGGAGGAACAGTTCTATCTGTTGTGGCCTGCGCTGATCCTGGGCATTGCCTGGCTGCTGACCCGCTGCGGTCGCAGCACCCGGTCGGCCGTCCCCTACGCGGGCGTCCTGGCGGTGGTGGCCGCCGCCTCGCTCACGGTGTCGTTGTCGTGGACCCAGTCGATGCCGCCGTGGGCGTTCTTCTCCCTGCCGACCCGAGCCTGGGAGTTGGCCGCCGGCGGGCTGATCGCGTTGACGGCGACGCACTGGCGCAGCCTCCCGCCGGTCTGCGCGGCCCTGGTCGGCTGGGGTGGCCTGGCGCTGATCCTGGCTACCTGCACGCAGCTCGGTACTGCCACCCCCTACCCCGGATCGGCGGCGCTGCTTCCCGTGATGGGGACCGCCCTGGTGATCGGGGCCGGTTGCGCAATACCCGATCTGGGTGTCGGACGCCTGCTGTCGAAACCGGTGATGCGCGGCATCGGCCGGCTTTCGTACTCGTGGTACCTGTGGCACTGGCCGGCCCTGCTGTTGGCGCCCGCCCTGTTCGGCCACGGACTGGGGTTGGCGGGCCGGCTGGCGATGATGGTGATGTCGCTGGGCCTGGCGATCCTGACCCTGCATCTGGTCGAGAACCCGGCCCGGTTCGCCACCGCGTTGCGGGGGTCATCGTGGCGCAGCCTGGCCGTCGGCGCGACAGCCACCGGGGTGGCCGTCTGTGCGGGCCTGGTGTTGTTGGCGGTGCGTCCCGTCCCAACGGGAGCCGGACCCGCAGCGGTTCCGGTCGCCGTCATCGGGCCGACCCGCGCGGACGCTCCGACGCAAGCGCAGACGCAGACGCCCGAGCAGCGGGTGCAGGCGGCGGTGGCCGCGGCGGCCGGCCTGCGTGCCGTGCCGTCGAATCTGTCACCGCCGCTGGGCAACATCACCAAACCCGAAGTGTTCGTGAACGGCTGCGTACTGTCCTGGAAGGACATCGCCGTGCCTGACTGCGCGTCCGGCGACACCTCGTCGGCCACCAAGGTCGCGCTGATCGGCGATTCCCACGCGGGGATGTGGCAACCCGCCCTGGAAACCGCCGCGCAGCAGCGACATTGGCGGCTGGAGACCTACGCGAAAGTCACCTGCCCGCCGATGAAGCTCCCCATCCTCAGCCCCTACCTCGAGCGCGAGTTCACCGAATGCCAGCAGTGGCGGGCCGACGTGCTGACGCGGATCGCCGCGGAACGCCCGACCCTCGTCGTTCTGGACATGGTGCGCCGCTACGGGGCCGACTTCGGGTTCGTCAGCTACGACCCGACCTGGCTGGACGGGTTGACCCGACTGGTCTCGCAGTTGCGCGGCACCGGCGCGCGGGTGCTGGTTCTCGGTCCCGTGCCCGACCCGCACACGACGGTTCCCACCTGCCTGTCGGCGCATATGGACGACGCTTCGGCGTGTGCGCCCAACCGCGCGATCGCCGTGAACGACAACGGCATTGCCGCGGAAGCCGCAGCGGTACAGGCCGGCGGTGGACAGTACGCGCGGCTGGACCAGTACTTCTGCACCGACCAACGCTGCCCGGTCATCGTCGGCAACACCCTGGTGTTCCGGGACGACAACCACATCACCGCCGAGTACGCCCAACTGCTGGCGCCGGTGCTGACCCGCCTGACCGAAAGTGCGCTGGCGCCAAACTAG
- a CDS encoding ribonuclease domain-containing protein yields the protein MGRSRLAALAVLGGLLAGCCAPTDTAQSPAAPVVSAPATASPTKPAAADGTCDLNGLPPEADKTVELIQSGGPFPYPRNDGVVFGNYEGRLPKHERGYYHEYTVPTPGNKHRGKRRIVTGGAPQNDPPEYYYTGDHYESFCLIGGM from the coding sequence ATGGGACGATCACGCCTTGCGGCACTCGCAGTGCTGGGCGGACTGCTCGCGGGCTGTTGTGCTCCGACTGACACCGCGCAGTCTCCGGCCGCCCCGGTGGTCTCAGCTCCGGCGACGGCGTCACCGACGAAGCCGGCAGCAGCGGACGGTACCTGCGATCTGAACGGCCTGCCGCCCGAAGCGGACAAGACCGTTGAGCTCATTCAGTCGGGTGGGCCGTTTCCCTATCCGCGCAACGACGGCGTCGTCTTCGGAAACTACGAAGGCCGACTGCCCAAACACGAGCGCGGCTACTACCACGAGTACACCGTTCCGACGCCCGGCAACAAGCACCGCGGCAAGCGGCGCATCGTCACCGGGGGAGCGCCACAGAACGACCCACCCGAGTACTACTACACCGGCGACCATTACGAATCGTTCTGCCTGATCGGAGGCATGTGA
- a CDS encoding barstar family protein, with the protein MKTYRIDGTKVASKADFFTEMGRAVNGDGGYFGSNLDALADCLRGGFGTPDNRKFRFVMTSYRNIKEALGQDTWSTVLSIFATEGVDLWLEN; encoded by the coding sequence GTGAAGACGTATCGGATCGATGGGACCAAGGTGGCCTCCAAGGCCGACTTCTTCACTGAGATGGGCCGCGCGGTCAACGGCGACGGTGGCTACTTCGGCTCGAATCTGGATGCGCTGGCCGATTGCCTGCGCGGCGGATTCGGCACTCCCGACAATCGGAAGTTCCGGTTCGTGATGACGTCGTACCGGAACATCAAAGAGGCGCTCGGGCAAGACACCTGGAGCACCGTGCTGTCCATCTTCGCCACCGAAGGCGTCGACCTGTGGCTGGAGAACTGA
- a CDS encoding adenylate/guanylate cyclase domain-containing protein: protein MTEELSTETTWLMARTEGSAGLWQMQPEVMAAALPYYRATMTHFVALHGGTLSARQPSCDGFTATFDRASDAVACALYLQLTPLDPFELCIGVHTSRTGTQRLRDVAHVGQTLISGTTAALVGADLPSGVTLKYLGDQRMGETEPQERLLQLCHPGLRKYVLPPRMPTAVLAEILVN, encoded by the coding sequence GTGACCGAAGAACTGTCCACCGAGACGACATGGCTGATGGCCCGCACCGAGGGATCTGCCGGCCTGTGGCAAATGCAGCCGGAGGTGATGGCGGCTGCACTCCCGTACTACCGCGCGACGATGACGCACTTTGTGGCACTCCATGGCGGCACGCTCTCGGCGAGGCAGCCTTCCTGCGACGGTTTCACCGCCACCTTCGACCGCGCATCCGATGCGGTGGCCTGCGCGCTGTACCTGCAACTGACGCCGCTGGATCCGTTCGAGCTGTGCATCGGCGTGCACACCTCTCGCACCGGTACGCAACGGCTCCGCGATGTCGCGCATGTCGGGCAGACGTTGATATCCGGCACGACGGCGGCATTGGTCGGCGCCGACCTACCCTCCGGCGTGACGTTGAAATACCTTGGCGACCAACGCATGGGAGAAACCGAGCCTCAGGAACGGCTGCTGCAGCTGTGCCATCCGGGATTACGCAAGTACGTGTTGCCGCCGCGAATGCCGACCGCCGTGCTCGCGGAGATCTTGGTCAACTGA
- a CDS encoding phosphodiester glycosidase family protein produces MPGLAKLLQRAVATASAVAVCAALATSGSPVARAEDARTLLLGAIANTKGSYLVYNFGGQFAAPFLSADGRAYTLNNGGHLMAMKNASGRLNPRLLVDSHQGYQSRCERTPGARTSEGLWQASETYAPLAAWQVLGQPTIAVNANFFDVRGQQGGSWRDTKCSSPLGAYVDNTRGQGRANAAVTGTLAYAGKQGLSGGDERWAALATMILPMGGAPYVVMPKGPNDYDSATPVIQRLLDQNARFVAVAGIGLLAPGETGQLNDNGPSAARTAVGYNRAADQLYVFQGGSYTPDNIQDLFRALGADNALLLDGGGSSAIVLRRDSGGMWSGAGSPRGNCDTRQVLCDSRERALPSWLAFN; encoded by the coding sequence GTGCCAGGCCTGGCAAAACTCCTCCAACGCGCGGTCGCCACTGCGTCCGCCGTTGCCGTCTGCGCGGCATTAGCCACCAGCGGCTCCCCCGTCGCACGCGCCGAGGACGCCCGGACGCTGTTGCTCGGGGCGATCGCGAACACCAAGGGTTCCTACCTCGTCTACAACTTCGGCGGCCAGTTCGCGGCACCGTTCCTGTCCGCCGACGGACGTGCCTACACGCTCAACAACGGCGGCCACCTGATGGCCATGAAGAACGCCTCGGGCCGGCTCAACCCGCGCCTGCTGGTCGACAGCCATCAGGGGTATCAGTCCCGTTGTGAGCGCACCCCCGGCGCCCGTACCAGCGAGGGCCTTTGGCAGGCGTCGGAAACCTATGCGCCCCTTGCCGCGTGGCAGGTTCTCGGGCAGCCCACCATCGCGGTCAACGCCAACTTCTTCGACGTGCGCGGGCAGCAGGGCGGCTCGTGGCGCGACACCAAGTGCTCGTCGCCGCTGGGCGCCTACGTCGACAACACCCGCGGGCAGGGCCGCGCCAATGCCGCGGTCACCGGCACCTTGGCCTACGCAGGCAAGCAGGGCCTGTCCGGCGGTGACGAACGATGGGCGGCGCTGGCCACCATGATCCTTCCGATGGGCGGCGCCCCGTATGTGGTGATGCCCAAGGGGCCCAACGACTACGACTCGGCCACCCCGGTGATCCAGCGGCTGCTGGATCAGAACGCCCGGTTCGTCGCGGTGGCCGGCATCGGACTGCTCGCTCCGGGCGAGACCGGCCAGCTCAACGACAACGGCCCGAGCGCGGCGCGGACCGCCGTCGGCTACAACCGGGCCGCCGATCAGCTCTACGTCTTCCAGGGCGGCAGCTACACACCGGACAACATCCAGGACCTGTTCCGCGCGCTGGGCGCCGACAATGCCCTGCTGCTCGACGGCGGCGGCTCGTCGGCGATCGTGTTGCGCCGCGATTCCGGCGGCATGTGGAGTGGCGCCGGATCTCCGCGTGGGAACTGCGATACCCGTCAGGTGCTGTGCGATTCGCGCGAACGGGCCCTGCCGAGCTGGCTGGCCTTCAACTGA